From the genome of Vicia villosa cultivar HV-30 ecotype Madison, WI linkage group LG2, Vvil1.0, whole genome shotgun sequence, one region includes:
- the LOC131650461 gene encoding uncharacterized protein LOC131650461, producing the protein MGKMYRILQTYGSKVEWRNLQYNNNARPRLKFIFWMACHERLATKDRLCKFGFVKDTKCGFCAKDESVNHLFFECESLKKVWKEVLAWIQNTKGKGSRAAIIKMAATETIYVLWKYRNARILGDDIDIDKVRKDIIDTLVYKGWENKKLRNHIAILMLED; encoded by the coding sequence ATGGGTAAGATGTATAGAATTCTTCAAACCTATGGTTCAAAAGTAGAATGGAGAAATTTGCAGTATAACAATAATGCTAGACCtcgattaaaatttattttctggATGGCATGTCACGAGAGGCTGGCGACGAAGGATAGACTTTGCAAGTTTGGTTTTGTGAAAGATACAAAATGTGGTTTCTGTGCAAAAGATGAATCAGTTAATCACCTGTTTTTTGAGTGCGAAAGTTTGAAAAAGGTTTGGAAGGAAGTACTTGCTTGGATCCAGAATACGAAAGGAAAGGGTTCTCGTGCTGCTATCATTAAAATGGCAGCCACCGAAACCATATACGTGTTATGGAAATACAGAAATGCAAGAATACTCGGGGACGATATAGATATCGATAAAGTAAGGAAAGATATCATAGATACTCTGGTGTATAAAGGGTGGGAAAATAAAAAACTCAGAAATCACATAGCTATCCTTATGCTTGAGGATTGA